A single Pedobacter sp. PACM 27299 DNA region contains:
- a CDS encoding amidohydrolase family protein yields the protein MTTHISATYIYPVNSEPLKEGVISFDDHGLILEILTAAEAELRGIKDIKFYEGILVPGFVNTHCHLELSHLKGKIAKHTGLPGFVEQVIRQRQAGDEEVIDAMAIADSAMYAQGIVAVGDISNKLISKEVKEISGIYYHTFIEAMGFNPEKAVDIMEAAKVMKKAYQPLKASIVPHAPYSVSDNLFAEIRKVAEENQDLISIHNQETLEENEFFEHKSGSFLKLYEFLGLNIDFFKATGKTSLQSYLPKLSPALKTLLVHNTMSKRADLDFAKANHPALYWCLCPNANLYIEDKLPELPLFLEAGLKITLGTDSLASNDQLSIVEEMKTLQQNFQIPLSTLLSWATINGAEFLEVEDRFGSLAIGKSPGINLLEFVDKDGEMWITGKIKRLA from the coding sequence ATGACTACCCACATCTCTGCCACTTATATATACCCTGTAAATTCGGAACCTTTGAAAGAAGGGGTCATTTCATTTGATGATCATGGTCTGATTCTGGAAATCCTAACGGCTGCGGAAGCGGAATTGAGAGGAATTAAAGACATTAAGTTCTATGAAGGTATTTTGGTTCCCGGATTTGTCAACACGCATTGCCATCTGGAGCTCTCCCACCTGAAAGGAAAAATTGCGAAACATACCGGACTGCCGGGATTTGTAGAACAGGTGATCCGACAAAGACAGGCGGGTGATGAGGAAGTGATTGATGCCATGGCAATCGCAGATAGCGCAATGTATGCCCAGGGAATTGTTGCCGTAGGCGATATTTCAAACAAGCTGATCTCTAAGGAAGTCAAAGAAATCAGTGGGATCTACTACCATACTTTTATAGAAGCAATGGGTTTTAACCCGGAAAAGGCGGTCGATATTATGGAGGCAGCAAAGGTCATGAAAAAAGCTTATCAGCCTTTAAAAGCGTCGATCGTTCCCCATGCTCCCTATTCGGTATCCGATAATTTATTTGCGGAGATCAGGAAAGTAGCCGAAGAAAATCAGGACCTGATCAGTATTCATAATCAGGAGACCCTCGAAGAAAATGAATTCTTTGAACATAAATCGGGCAGTTTTTTAAAGCTGTATGAATTCCTGGGATTAAATATTGACTTTTTCAAAGCCACAGGGAAAACCTCGCTGCAGTCTTATTTGCCAAAGCTTTCTCCTGCTTTAAAAACACTATTGGTACACAATACCATGAGCAAGCGGGCTGATCTGGACTTTGCAAAAGCGAATCACCCTGCTTTGTATTGGTGCTTATGCCCGAATGCCAACCTATATATAGAAGATAAATTGCCGGAGCTGCCGCTCTTTCTGGAAGCCGGACTAAAGATTACGCTGGGTACAGACAGTCTGGCCAGTAACGATCAGCTGAGTATCGTAGAAGAAATGAAAACTTTACAGCAGAATTTCCAAATTCCTTTATCAACTTTGCTGAGCTGGGCTACCATAAATGGCGCCGAATTTTTAGAAGTTGAGGATCGTTTTGGTAGTTTAGCCATTGGAAAAAGTCCGGGGATTAATCTCCTTGAATTTGTGGATAAAGATGGGGAAATGTGGATTACTGGCAAGATTAAAAGATTAGCATAG
- a CDS encoding NAD(P)H-dependent flavin oxidoreductase produces the protein MENRISSLFKIKYPIIQAGMVWCSGWRLAAAVSNAGGLGIIGAGSMYPEVLKEHIQKCKQATAHPFAVNVPLLYPNVEEILQIIVEEGLKIVFTSAGNPATWTSFLKEKGILVVHVIANTKFALKAEACGVDAIVAEGFEAGGHNGREETTTLCLIPMVAKAVTIPVIAAGGIGSGAAMLAAFALGAEAVQIGSAFAIAEESSAHPNFKSEILAATEGDTKLRMKKLVPVRLLKNSFAEAVAQAEAEGADTEKLQQLLGRARAKLGMFEGNMEEGELEIGQVSAMLKEIRPAAEILQSIWQEFLTEKERINRLDFRSI, from the coding sequence ATGGAAAACAGAATCAGCAGCTTATTTAAAATTAAATATCCGATTATTCAGGCAGGAATGGTTTGGTGCAGTGGATGGCGATTGGCTGCTGCGGTGTCAAATGCAGGAGGCTTGGGGATCATCGGCGCTGGTTCCATGTACCCGGAAGTACTAAAAGAACATATTCAGAAATGTAAACAGGCAACTGCGCATCCTTTTGCAGTCAACGTACCTTTACTGTATCCCAATGTGGAAGAGATCCTGCAGATCATTGTGGAGGAAGGCCTGAAAATTGTGTTTACCTCGGCAGGAAATCCAGCTACCTGGACCAGTTTTCTGAAAGAAAAAGGCATCCTTGTAGTACACGTAATTGCCAATACCAAGTTCGCTTTAAAAGCGGAAGCTTGCGGCGTTGATGCCATCGTGGCTGAGGGCTTTGAAGCTGGCGGACACAATGGAAGAGAAGAAACGACGACGCTGTGTTTAATCCCAATGGTTGCTAAAGCGGTAACCATCCCGGTAATCGCTGCCGGTGGAATTGGAAGCGGTGCTGCGATGCTTGCTGCATTTGCCTTAGGCGCGGAAGCGGTTCAGATTGGATCAGCCTTTGCTATTGCAGAAGAATCTTCTGCCCACCCGAATTTTAAATCGGAAATCCTTGCCGCCACAGAAGGAGATACAAAACTTCGCATGAAAAAACTGGTTCCTGTGCGCCTGCTAAAAAATTCTTTTGCCGAAGCGGTGGCTCAGGCAGAAGCGGAAGGTGCAGATACAGAAAAGCTGCAGCAACTTTTAGGTCGCGCAAGGGCGAAATTAGGTATGTTTGAAGGAAATATGGAGGAAGGAGAACTGGAAATCGGACAGGTATCGGCCATGTTAAAGGAAATTAGACCAGCAGCAGAGATCCTGCAAAGCATCTGGCAGGAGTTTTTAACAGAAAAAGAAAGAATCAATAGGTTAGATTTTAGATCAATATAA
- a CDS encoding acylphosphatase has translation MKHINIRVTGKVQGVSFRETTKAIADQMGVRGIVKNEKDGTLYLEAEGDDASLEVFEEWCNEGPDRAKIETVEVTPGELKGYRNFEIIKK, from the coding sequence ATGAAACACATCAACATAAGAGTTACCGGAAAGGTGCAGGGGGTATCCTTTAGAGAGACCACAAAAGCAATCGCAGATCAAATGGGCGTCCGCGGAATAGTTAAAAATGAGAAAGATGGTACCTTATACCTGGAAGCTGAAGGCGATGATGCTTCTTTAGAAGTTTTTGAAGAATGGTGTAATGAGGGACCTGACAGGGCAAAAATTGAAACGGTAGAAGTAACTCCTGGAGAACTGAAGGGCTACCGTAATTTCGAAATCATCAAGAAGTAA
- a CDS encoding oligosaccharide flippase family protein, which yields MSVIKKFLSQTAIYGLSTVFSRLFNFILTPIYTSKFAAGTYGIFTTMYAYASMINAVLAFGMESTYFRYLNKHEDRKQEVYNNSFLVIAFISTLFLITGFVLSNPIAAFLTDDPKQLADYKHYVQFFIGILYIDAICVIPFAKLRADEKAFKYSLIKFLNIGCFVGFNLLFIYVIPLMIKNQWPMAEWLSSWYRGVWVGYVFMANLIASVVTFLMLLPEFLKLQLKFDKELFGKMFSYSWPVLIANLSFIVNENLDKIVLSRLLPDAIADYEVGIYGAVCKLAIFISIFVTAFRLGAEPFFFSHAKKENARQTYAIILHYFVIALVVLFVGLIANIEILKHFITNPEYWVGLPAVPYLLFGYVCLGIYSNLSIWYRLSDQTRFGLYISLVGALITIVFNFVLIPKFSYMGSAWVSMLAYFVMMVISYILGQKYYPIPYNLKRILSYLIISVVLVVLSFWVFNRNIYIGNLLLLAFIGGITYLEKDQLKAILFKK from the coding sequence GTGTCTGTCATCAAGAAATTCCTCAGTCAGACTGCCATCTACGGTTTAAGTACTGTATTTTCCAGGCTGTTTAACTTTATCCTGACCCCGATTTATACCAGCAAATTTGCTGCGGGAACGTATGGTATTTTCACCACAATGTATGCCTATGCCTCAATGATCAATGCAGTATTGGCATTCGGGATGGAGAGTACCTATTTCAGGTACCTCAATAAACATGAGGATAGAAAACAGGAGGTATACAACAACTCCTTCCTGGTGATCGCTTTTATTTCCACGCTGTTTTTAATTACAGGTTTTGTCTTATCAAACCCGATCGCGGCCTTTTTAACAGATGATCCTAAACAACTTGCAGATTATAAACATTATGTGCAGTTCTTTATTGGTATCCTGTATATCGATGCGATTTGTGTGATTCCATTTGCCAAATTGAGAGCAGATGAAAAAGCATTTAAGTACAGTCTGATCAAGTTCCTGAATATTGGCTGCTTCGTAGGTTTCAACTTATTATTTATCTATGTCATCCCATTGATGATTAAAAATCAATGGCCAATGGCCGAATGGCTTTCATCCTGGTACCGCGGTGTATGGGTAGGTTATGTATTTATGGCCAATCTAATTGCTAGTGTGGTCACTTTTCTGATGCTGCTACCGGAGTTTTTGAAACTTCAGTTGAAGTTCGATAAAGAACTTTTCGGAAAAATGTTTTCTTATTCATGGCCGGTATTGATCGCCAATCTTTCCTTTATTGTGAATGAAAACCTGGATAAGATTGTATTGAGCAGGTTATTGCCGGATGCTATTGCGGATTACGAAGTCGGCATTTATGGTGCGGTTTGTAAACTGGCCATCTTCATCAGTATCTTCGTAACCGCCTTTCGTTTAGGGGCAGAACCTTTCTTTTTCAGTCATGCTAAAAAGGAAAATGCAAGACAGACTTACGCCATCATCCTGCATTATTTTGTGATCGCATTGGTGGTGTTATTTGTGGGCTTAATTGCCAATATTGAAATCTTGAAACACTTTATCACCAATCCGGAATACTGGGTGGGCTTACCTGCGGTGCCTTATTTACTATTCGGTTATGTCTGTTTGGGCATATATTCCAACCTTTCTATCTGGTACCGCTTATCGGATCAAACCCGTTTTGGCTTATATATTTCCCTGGTTGGCGCATTGATTACCATTGTGTTCAACTTTGTGCTGATTCCAAAATTCAGCTATATGGGCTCTGCATGGGTTTCCATGCTGGCGTATTTTGTAATGATGGTGATCTCCTATATATTAGGCCAGAAATATTATCCGATACCCTACAATTTGAAAAGAATCCTTTCTTACTTAATCATATCGGTGGTACTGGTGGTATTATCTTTCTGGGTATTCAATAGAAATATTTACATTGGAAATCTGCTGCTGCTTGCATTTATAGGCGGCATCACCTATTTGGAAAAAGACCAGCTGAAGGCTATATTATTTAAAAAGTAA
- the dut gene encoding dUTP diphosphatase translates to MKINIINHSGHALPQYETAHAAGMDMRAFVETEITIKPLQRILIPTGLHIELPVGFEAQIRPRSGLAYKHGISIVNSPGTIDADYRGEIKVLLVNLSDTDFVVNNGDRIAQMVIAKHETISWEAVEELSDTARGAGGYGHTGK, encoded by the coding sequence ATGAAAATCAATATCATTAATCACTCAGGACACGCTTTACCTCAATATGAAACTGCTCATGCGGCAGGAATGGACATGCGTGCGTTTGTAGAAACTGAAATCACAATTAAACCTTTACAGCGCATTTTGATCCCAACAGGACTGCACATTGAGTTGCCTGTAGGTTTTGAGGCACAAATTCGTCCACGCAGTGGATTGGCTTATAAACATGGCATTAGTATTGTGAATTCGCCGGGAACGATCGATGCAGATTACCGCGGAGAGATTAAAGTGCTATTGGTCAATCTATCTGATACTGATTTTGTAGTGAACAATGGCGATCGCATCGCACAAATGGTGATTGCGAAACATGAAACCATTTCATGGGAAGCGGTAGAAGAATTGTCGGACACTGCACGTGGTGCTGGTGGTTACGGCCATACTGGTAAATAA
- a CDS encoding tetratricopeptide repeat protein, producing the protein MKQRSLLLSLLLAGAAAAAQQPVNPKLDSTEVKTLFFAGLREKLNENYSKAGESFQKILTLDPNNAAVYYEIASLNYRQNKLQEAEAAIKKSVALDANNLWYWKMMAELYKRKGDMGGLINVFNELIRLSPDNDAFYYDKGNAYLLLGKTTEAFRTYDELEKKFGVSKALIQARQRIDLGNKKTATKAEMENMLSAGADDVPGMLDLSQTMVEKGQMENAVLLLKKAKSISPENYEIDLALADYYQNTKNSNEAGLALRTAFANPEMPTQRKGKIILMIAGTAKNNAHLEEAITLTKLALESSANDPNMMALYGDLLYQKGDLSDALQQYQEVLKVSDQLYPVWERVLTIQNNLGKYKDAAKSGEEALGIFPNQGILYYYLAFALHRDQQNVEAMTNIKAALQMDGDNPALQALIFALQGEIFLDEQKFSEANTAFDKAVKLAPKNYLLLNNYAFYLALSNQDLAKAEDLVAKAAAAMPGNTSVADTYALVLLKRGKYEAAKPWAEIAIQHDGAGNGLYLEHYGDILFLTGEREAALVQWQKAKAAGNDSPNLNRKINEKKYIK; encoded by the coding sequence ATGAAGCAAAGGTCTCTTTTACTGTCATTACTTCTTGCAGGCGCTGCTGCTGCGGCACAACAGCCTGTAAATCCAAAATTGGATAGTACTGAAGTGAAGACCCTTTTCTTCGCCGGACTGCGGGAAAAGCTAAATGAAAATTACAGCAAGGCAGGGGAGAGCTTTCAGAAAATTCTGACGCTGGATCCAAACAATGCCGCAGTTTACTATGAAATTGCAAGTCTCAATTACCGCCAGAACAAATTGCAGGAAGCTGAGGCGGCCATCAAAAAATCAGTTGCACTGGATGCCAATAACCTCTGGTATTGGAAAATGATGGCGGAGCTGTATAAGCGCAAAGGCGATATGGGTGGACTGATCAACGTTTTTAACGAATTGATTCGCCTTTCGCCCGACAATGATGCTTTCTATTATGACAAAGGAAACGCTTATCTGTTGCTGGGGAAAACCACGGAAGCCTTCAGAACGTATGATGAGCTGGAAAAGAAATTTGGGGTCTCCAAGGCGCTGATCCAGGCGAGACAGCGGATCGACCTGGGCAACAAGAAAACGGCCACCAAGGCCGAAATGGAAAATATGCTTTCCGCAGGAGCTGATGATGTACCGGGAATGCTGGACCTGAGCCAGACGATGGTGGAGAAAGGGCAAATGGAAAATGCCGTCCTGCTGCTTAAAAAAGCAAAAAGTATCAGCCCGGAAAATTATGAAATCGACCTGGCACTAGCCGATTATTACCAAAATACAAAAAATAGTAACGAAGCCGGATTAGCGCTAAGAACAGCTTTCGCCAATCCGGAAATGCCGACCCAAAGGAAGGGGAAAATCATCCTGATGATTGCGGGTACTGCAAAAAACAATGCACACTTAGAAGAGGCCATTACCTTAACAAAGTTAGCCCTGGAAAGCTCAGCCAATGATCCAAATATGATGGCACTTTATGGCGATCTACTGTATCAAAAGGGAGATTTATCCGACGCGTTACAGCAATATCAGGAAGTGCTGAAAGTAAGTGATCAGCTGTATCCGGTTTGGGAACGCGTATTGACGATTCAAAATAACTTAGGAAAATATAAGGATGCTGCCAAAAGTGGGGAAGAGGCCCTGGGCATTTTTCCGAATCAGGGAATCCTTTATTATTACCTGGCTTTCGCCCTGCATCGCGATCAGCAGAATGTGGAAGCGATGACCAACATCAAGGCTGCTTTGCAGATGGATGGTGACAATCCCGCGCTTCAAGCCCTTATTTTTGCGCTGCAAGGGGAGATCTTTCTCGATGAACAAAAGTTTTCTGAAGCCAATACGGCTTTTGATAAGGCGGTGAAGCTGGCCCCAAAAAATTACCTGCTGTTAAATAACTATGCTTTTTATCTGGCCCTGAGCAACCAGGATCTGGCAAAAGCAGAAGATTTGGTGGCAAAGGCGGCAGCGGCGATGCCCGGAAATACTTCTGTAGCGGATACTTATGCACTGGTACTGTTAAAGCGAGGAAAATATGAGGCCGCGAAACCTTGGGCAGAAATTGCCATACAGCATGATGGTGCCGGCAATGGACTGTACCTGGAGCATTATGGCGACATCCTGTTTTTAACAGGAGAGCGCGAGGCGGCACTGGTACAATGGCAGAAAGCAAAGGCTGCAGGAAATGATTCTCCCAACTTAAACAGAAAAATTAATGAGAAGAAATATATTAAATAG
- a CDS encoding DUF4292 domain-containing protein, whose amino-acid sequence MRRNILNSLVFLALLSLSTACKTKKKIVVVAPPVTGVAPVNSEKLETLNLLQSKDISYTTLSLKGKAKLEMNGNSNNVSINIRIRKDEGIWVSITGAFGIEGARALITPDSIKVLNKLQSVYLAKPFSYVHRYTNPQVTYKLLQAILSGNTIPEFMTANADLKDKNGLWQINGEDADLAYRALFNTLFKVSEYELNDLKSAKAMKVVYGDYQNMNGTLFPTALQINSMSGKQNIALNIDFSKVESNLPVEFPFNVPGKYEVID is encoded by the coding sequence ATGAGAAGAAATATATTAAATAGCTTAGTTTTTTTGGCGTTGTTATCGCTGAGTACGGCTTGTAAAACGAAGAAAAAGATCGTCGTTGTGGCACCTCCGGTAACTGGAGTGGCCCCGGTAAATTCGGAAAAACTGGAAACGTTAAACCTGCTGCAAAGCAAGGATATTTCTTATACTACTTTGTCGCTGAAGGGAAAGGCAAAGTTGGAGATGAATGGAAACTCCAATAATGTAAGTATTAACATCCGCATCCGTAAAGATGAAGGGATCTGGGTATCCATTACCGGTGCATTCGGAATCGAAGGAGCCAGAGCATTGATTACTCCAGATAGCATCAAAGTGCTGAATAAACTACAAAGCGTTTATCTAGCGAAGCCTTTTAGCTATGTGCACCGATATACAAATCCACAGGTCACTTATAAATTATTACAGGCAATTTTATCAGGCAATACCATTCCTGAATTCATGACTGCCAATGCGGATTTGAAGGATAAAAATGGCCTTTGGCAAATCAATGGCGAAGATGCAGATCTTGCCTACCGTGCCTTGTTCAATACCTTGTTTAAAGTTTCGGAGTATGAGTTGAACGATCTGAAATCTGCGAAAGCGATGAAGGTAGTTTATGGGGATTATCAAAATATGAATGGTACGCTCTTTCCTACAGCCCTTCAGATCAATTCTATGTCAGGAAAGCAAAATATCGCGCTGAATATTGATTTTTCAAAGGTTGAAAGCAATCTTCCGGTGGAGTTTCCGTTTAATGTTCCAGGGAAGTATGAAGTAATAGACTGA
- a CDS encoding murein hydrolase activator EnvC family protein, translating to MKLNKLLFLFLFLLSANIAVAQNSSELKRKKEAIQREIELLQRNLTKTAKNKKLTQSQINALNTQISLMQEKISVINSEIKNLDNQIHENTNTVINLKGQLSQLKKEYAGMIRFAQRNQNAYDKMMFVFAASDFNQAYKRIKYLQQFGQYRKKQAGYIQGTQKDLNYKIVVLDKNLKQKSSLLHEQETEKDKLGKNKNEQAQVLNKISKQEKQYKQDIVARKKQQAQIDRNIRAAIAREIAIAKKKAEEEARAAERARLAAIAAAERARAAAVAKAKAENKPVPVAAAAPVAKAKAATANSSNNYLTATPEAARLSAAFESNRGSLPWPVAAGTTTESFGKHKEGQASYDNAGITIQTAEGAAVRAVFNGKVTKVGNALGRYYVLIKHGQFFTVYQNLKSVSVGQGDDVSTKQTIGSVASSGDIPELQFQIYRGTVAQNPAGWLSAK from the coding sequence ATGAAGCTAAATAAACTATTATTCCTCTTCTTATTTTTATTATCCGCCAACATCGCCGTTGCGCAGAACAGTTCAGAGCTTAAAAGAAAAAAAGAAGCCATACAACGGGAAATAGAACTGCTTCAGAGAAATCTGACGAAGACGGCTAAAAACAAGAAATTGACACAAAGCCAGATCAATGCTTTAAACACGCAGATTAGTTTAATGCAGGAGAAGATTTCGGTCATCAACTCTGAGATTAAGAACCTGGACAACCAGATTCACGAAAATACCAACACGGTTATCAATTTAAAAGGACAGCTGTCGCAGCTTAAAAAAGAGTATGCGGGTATGATCCGTTTCGCACAGCGCAACCAGAACGCTTACGACAAGATGATGTTCGTGTTTGCAGCCAGTGACTTCAATCAGGCTTATAAAAGAATCAAATACCTGCAGCAGTTTGGTCAGTACCGTAAAAAACAAGCGGGATATATTCAAGGGACGCAAAAAGACCTGAACTATAAGATTGTTGTACTCGATAAAAACTTAAAGCAAAAAAGCAGCTTGCTGCATGAGCAGGAGACTGAAAAGGATAAACTGGGCAAGAACAAAAATGAACAGGCCCAGGTATTGAACAAAATCAGCAAGCAGGAAAAGCAATATAAACAAGACATTGTAGCCCGTAAAAAACAACAGGCACAAATTGACAGAAACATCCGTGCGGCAATTGCGCGTGAGATTGCGATCGCCAAGAAGAAAGCGGAAGAAGAAGCAAGGGCTGCGGAACGCGCCAGATTAGCAGCTATTGCAGCTGCAGAGCGTGCCAGAGCAGCGGCTGTAGCCAAAGCAAAAGCAGAAAACAAACCGGTTCCTGTTGCCGCCGCTGCTCCGGTAGCGAAGGCAAAAGCGGCCACGGCAAACAGCAGCAACAACTACCTGACGGCAACGCCGGAAGCCGCAAGACTATCTGCAGCTTTTGAAAGTAACAGGGGATCTTTACCCTGGCCGGTCGCTGCCGGAACCACCACGGAGAGTTTTGGTAAACATAAAGAAGGACAAGCGAGTTACGATAATGCTGGTATTACCATCCAAACCGCTGAAGGTGCTGCGGTAAGAGCGGTATTTAACGGAAAAGTTACTAAGGTTGGAAATGCGCTGGGCAGGTATTATGTACTGATCAAACACGGACAGTTTTTTACGGTGTATCAGAACCTTAAATCGGTTAGTGTAGGCCAGGGAGACGATGTGAGTACCAAACAAACCATTGGCAGCGTGGCTTCCTCGGGAGATATCCCAGAGCTTCAATTCCAGATCTATAGAGGAACCGTTGCGCAGAATCCTGCAGGATGGCTATCTGCAAAATAG
- the tatA gene encoding twin-arginine translocase TatA/TatE family subunit, producing MYSGTVLEFLNMGSGEIMLILVVVLLLFGGKKLPELARGLGKGIRDFKDASDGVKREIHRNINSVGIVDDINDVINDNSRHHPKETSLEEQMYPGSTTAAVETTPATSEGIDLEKKETVAATSTENPKIETDKTQL from the coding sequence ATGTATTCAGGAACAGTATTGGAATTCTTAAACATGGGCAGCGGTGAGATTATGCTGATCCTGGTTGTGGTTCTTTTGTTATTTGGAGGTAAAAAACTTCCGGAATTGGCAAGAGGCCTGGGAAAAGGGATCCGCGATTTTAAAGATGCCTCAGATGGCGTGAAAAGAGAAATCCATCGCAACATAAATTCCGTAGGTATTGTGGACGACATTAATGATGTTATTAATGACAACAGCCGTCACCATCCAAAAGAAACTAGCCTGGAAGAGCAAATGTATCCTGGCAGCACTACTGCTGCTGTAGAAACTACGCCTGCTACTTCTGAAGGAATTGACTTAGAAAAAAAGGAAACAGTTGCTGCAACCAGTACTGAAAATCCTAAAATAGAAACAGATAAAACACAACTTTAA
- a CDS encoding Sec-independent protein translocase subunit TatA/TatB has product MLNTPILAALGGMEIAVILVIVLLLFGGKKIPELMRGLGKGIKEFKDGKDGMDDAADKVEQNRSNKPL; this is encoded by the coding sequence ATGTTAAACACACCAATATTAGCCGCATTAGGAGGCATGGAAATCGCCGTTATCCTTGTAATTGTTTTATTACTTTTCGGTGGTAAAAAAATTCCAGAACTAATGCGTGGCTTAGGTAAAGGCATTAAAGAATTTAAAGACGGAAAAGACGGGATGGATGATGCTGCTGATAAAGTAGAACAAAACCGCAGCAACAAACCACTATAG
- the gatA gene encoding Asp-tRNA(Asn)/Glu-tRNA(Gln) amidotransferase subunit GatA: MKKYNSLSEIQTLIAQKKLSLTELLDHYFKQIETHEHLNAFNEVFFYSAAAQAKVVQEKIDNGTAGKLAGMVIGIKDNICYKDHIVTASSKMLEGFVSPYSATVVERLLAEDAIIIGRLNCDEFAMGGSNETSYYGVVKNAADAERVAGGSSGGSAVAVQADLCLSALGTDTGGSVRQPAAFCGCIGMKPTYGRISRYGVIAYASSFDQVGTITSSISDAALLLEILAGADDYDSTVSKQEVPDYTSGLSAGGSKKIAVLKETLESEVLDPAIKASILSAIERFKSQGHTVEYVSFDLLDYLVPAYYVLTTAEASSNLSRYDGVHYGHRNMDAVTLNDLYKTSRAEGFGEEVKKRILIGTFVLSAGYYDAYYQKAQQVRRLIREKMEEMLVDFDVILSPVAPTPAFKIGENTEDPLVMYMADIFTVLASLTGIPAIAIPLGNNNEGLPLSLQLMAKHFKEQELLSLSHTFLT, translated from the coding sequence TTGAAGAAGTATAACTCCTTATCAGAGATACAAACCCTTATTGCTCAAAAAAAACTTAGTTTAACTGAGCTGCTGGATCACTATTTTAAGCAAATAGAAACTCATGAACACCTCAATGCTTTTAATGAGGTGTTTTTTTATTCTGCGGCCGCTCAGGCTAAAGTAGTACAAGAGAAAATAGACAATGGTACTGCCGGTAAACTGGCAGGAATGGTGATTGGTATTAAAGACAATATCTGTTATAAAGACCACATCGTTACCGCCTCTTCCAAAATGCTGGAAGGTTTTGTCTCTCCTTATTCTGCTACCGTAGTAGAGCGTCTATTGGCCGAAGATGCCATCATTATCGGAAGACTCAATTGTGATGAGTTTGCCATGGGTGGCTCCAATGAAACTTCTTATTATGGCGTGGTAAAAAACGCGGCAGATGCAGAACGCGTTGCCGGAGGCTCTTCAGGAGGCTCGGCAGTAGCGGTACAGGCAGACCTCTGCTTATCAGCATTGGGAACAGATACCGGCGGTTCTGTCAGACAACCCGCTGCTTTTTGCGGATGTATAGGAATGAAGCCTACTTATGGCCGCATTTCCAGATATGGCGTGATCGCTTACGCTTCTTCCTTTGATCAGGTAGGTACCATCACTTCTTCTATCTCTGATGCCGCCCTATTGCTGGAAATTCTAGCGGGTGCGGATGATTATGACAGTACGGTTTCTAAACAGGAAGTACCGGATTATACTTCCGGATTATCAGCAGGAGGATCGAAAAAGATTGCGGTATTAAAGGAAACACTGGAAAGTGAAGTCCTGGATCCTGCAATTAAAGCATCCATTCTAAGCGCAATCGAGCGTTTTAAAAGTCAGGGGCATACCGTTGAATATGTGTCTTTTGATCTGCTGGATTACCTGGTTCCTGCTTATTACGTATTGACCACTGCAGAAGCTTCTTCTAATTTATCCCGATATGATGGGGTTCATTATGGGCACCGCAATATGGATGCGGTCACTTTGAACGACTTATACAAGACTTCCAGAGCGGAAGGTTTTGGAGAAGAAGTGAAAAAAAGAATCCTGATTGGTACGTTTGTTTTGAGCGCAGGCTATTATGATGCTTACTATCAAAAAGCACAGCAGGTGAGAAGACTGATCCGCGAAAAAATGGAAGAAATGCTGGTAGATTTTGATGTTATTCTAAGTCCTGTAGCACCAACTCCTGCTTTCAAAATCGGCGAAAATACAGAAGATCCATTGGTCATGTACATGGCAGATATCTTTACAGTATTGGCATCGCTGACAGGAATTCCAGCAATTGCAATTCCTTTGGGCAATAATAATGAAGGATTACCGTTAAGCTTACAGCTTATGGCAAAGCACTTTAAGGAACAGGAACTGTTGTCACTGTCCCATACATTTTTAACCTAG